The following coding sequences lie in one Alicyclobacillus curvatus genomic window:
- a CDS encoding NAD(P)-dependent oxidoreductase: protein MEQFAWIGLGNMGVPMVRNASKKGFAITAYNRTNKSLDLGDCKTVASAEDAVTGADVVCLMVSDGAAVEDILFGSSEVAKYLKPGAVVVNMSTIGIDATKAYALRLADLGFEWMDAPVSGSVGPASDGTLVFLVGGAEATYRQLEPFFLSMGKTAFYLGPVSSGASMKLLVNAYLGAIVEAASECMAVADKAGLGRTKWLEVLQQTATWAPILTAKSPMWERDDYPQAFALKHMAKDLGLMNDFSRTISASTPVLGSASQVYLAALANDLAEFDMSGVFREAARLAGALQ from the coding sequence TCCGATGGTTCGCAATGCGAGTAAAAAAGGATTCGCAATAACGGCATACAATCGTACAAATAAGTCACTTGACCTAGGCGATTGCAAAACAGTCGCGTCAGCAGAAGACGCGGTGACAGGTGCTGACGTTGTTTGCCTGATGGTGTCGGATGGCGCCGCAGTTGAAGATATATTGTTCGGCAGTTCTGAGGTCGCGAAGTATCTGAAACCAGGCGCAGTGGTGGTTAACATGAGTACCATCGGGATAGACGCAACGAAGGCGTACGCCCTCAGATTGGCCGATTTAGGGTTCGAGTGGATGGATGCTCCCGTCTCTGGGTCCGTGGGTCCTGCTTCAGACGGGACTTTGGTATTCTTGGTCGGCGGTGCAGAAGCGACTTATCGCCAATTGGAACCCTTTTTCTTGTCGATGGGTAAAACAGCGTTTTATCTTGGTCCGGTTAGCAGTGGAGCCAGCATGAAATTGCTCGTGAATGCTTATCTAGGCGCCATTGTGGAGGCCGCATCGGAGTGCATGGCGGTGGCGGACAAAGCTGGGCTTGGGCGTACGAAATGGCTCGAGGTATTGCAACAGACGGCTACGTGGGCTCCCATCCTAACAGCCAAAAGCCCAATGTGGGAACGTGACGACTATCCTCAGGCCTTTGCCCTTAAACACATGGCCAAAGACCTTGGCCTGATGAATGATTTCTCACGAACCATCTCAGCAAGTACACCGGTCCTCGGCAGTGCCTCTCAGGTTTATCTCGCAGCTCTTGCCAATGACCTTGCGGAGTTTGATATGTCGGGTGTATTTCGTGAAGCCGCTCGACTCGCTGGGGCTCTGCAATGA
- a CDS encoding HAD family hydrolase — protein sequence MKRAVVLDRDGVINDNSRPVNLPDELILFPDAASSIARLNQAGFLVCVATNQGGVGLGYLSQEGLDQIHDAMLRRLAEHGATIQRIAACTHAPHAGCSCRKPRPGMLLDLHRQLGFSLDDSFMVGDRETDVEAGIAAGMKTAFIGAGKTTAEFQATSLTGVVDWILGEQTPSTRQNIR from the coding sequence ATGAAACGTGCAGTGGTTCTGGACAGAGACGGGGTTATCAATGACAACTCCAGACCTGTAAATCTTCCCGATGAACTCATTTTATTCCCAGATGCCGCTTCGTCCATTGCCCGCTTGAATCAGGCGGGTTTTTTGGTTTGCGTGGCAACAAACCAAGGGGGCGTTGGTCTCGGGTATCTGTCCCAAGAGGGGCTCGACCAAATTCATGACGCCATGCTGCGCCGCCTAGCAGAACACGGTGCAACAATCCAGCGGATCGCCGCGTGTACGCACGCCCCTCATGCTGGCTGCTCTTGTCGAAAACCGAGGCCTGGAATGCTCCTTGATTTGCACAGACAACTGGGTTTTTCGCTCGATGACAGTTTTATGGTAGGGGACCGGGAAACAGATGTTGAGGCAGGCATCGCAGCGGGGATGAAAACTGCATTTATCGGAGCAGGGAAGACAACAGCAGAGTTTCAAGCCACAAGTTTAACTGGAGTCGTTGACTGGATTCTGGGTGAACAGACACCTTCAACACGCCAGAACATACGATAG
- a CDS encoding DUF1003 domain-containing protein, whose amino-acid sequence MGKRNFFVKPQDAKDSVKIEGFDIPINEGDARRIDRLVNHYESKIMAHLDEEYVRKTTWSHRLADRIATFGGSWTFIVSFAVFLGAWIVWNTLRLTLPAHFDKPPFILLNLILSFIAAFQAPVIMMSQNRQAARDKHESIIDFAINYKAEQEIDDMQTHLHRIEGKLFDLERLLVNLHGSKTADEERRVSHY is encoded by the coding sequence ATGGGAAAGAGGAATTTTTTTGTGAAGCCGCAAGATGCTAAGGATTCTGTAAAGATTGAGGGTTTTGATATCCCCATCAATGAGGGGGATGCCCGGCGCATCGACAGACTGGTGAACCATTACGAAAGCAAAATCATGGCTCACTTGGACGAAGAGTACGTGCGTAAAACCACTTGGTCTCATCGATTGGCCGATAGAATCGCCACATTTGGCGGCAGTTGGACGTTTATTGTTTCATTTGCGGTTTTTCTTGGCGCCTGGATTGTTTGGAACACGCTGCGATTAACATTACCAGCGCATTTTGACAAGCCGCCATTCATTTTGTTGAATCTGATTCTGTCTTTTATTGCCGCCTTCCAGGCGCCAGTGATTATGATGAGCCAGAATCGACAGGCAGCTAGAGATAAACATGAGTCGATTATTGACTTTGCAATTAACTACAAAGCAGAACAGGAAATCGATGATATGCAGACGCATCTGCATCGCATCGAAGGAAAGTTGTTTGACCTGGAGAGGTTGCTCGTTAACTTGCATGGCTCCAAAACAGCTGATGAAGAGCGTCGAGTCAGCCACTACTAG
- a CDS encoding LCP family protein: protein MAGRHARKQPLNSNRRKTLWIVLSSILVALILLGGGSYYWLTRPLTHHVKYPAMSVPPTNTAEAPKPEGTRQTVLLIGTDTRPGETGGNTDVLMLASIDPKNKRIEMLSIPRDTKVMYPDGSYAKINQALVLGGPNLTESLITQLTGQPLSNYALTHFGGLIDIINTIGGITVNVPERMYYNTGDKEYNIINLQKGVQTLNGVQALGFVRFRHDALGDIGRTERQQQFLKALSDKLLQPQNITKLPTLIREFWGTIDTDMSLLDVLKFAANAETYRGYQIIHETLPGSFHNPDPSIKNDQSYWIVNPLEAKYMATQFFENGTVQKNPVQDPSVTENWTPPTSASQGTNNTIGNTGHGITGGTNTTAKSPGQPTPSNQAVTSTNSAAPSDNNATTGTEVNTTGTTGTTGTETSANSSTDQTVTEPTKNMVVSGKSAYIRSGPDTTYPVIASVLHGQTITVIGASGQWDEVFVEQGQVGYIASWLLSPAS, encoded by the coding sequence TTGGCAGGACGACACGCACGGAAGCAGCCGTTGAATAGTAACAGACGCAAAACCTTGTGGATTGTGTTATCCAGTATCCTGGTTGCACTTATCCTCCTTGGCGGAGGGTCCTATTACTGGTTGACGAGACCGCTGACGCATCATGTCAAATACCCTGCCATGAGTGTGCCGCCAACGAACACGGCGGAAGCGCCGAAACCCGAAGGCACGCGTCAGACCGTGCTGTTGATAGGTACGGATACCCGCCCTGGGGAAACCGGTGGCAACACGGATGTCCTGATGTTGGCCAGTATTGACCCAAAGAATAAACGCATTGAAATGCTCTCGATTCCCCGCGATACAAAGGTCATGTACCCTGACGGTTCGTACGCCAAGATCAACCAGGCCCTGGTGCTTGGTGGGCCAAATTTAACAGAATCTCTGATTACCCAACTCACAGGGCAGCCCCTAAGCAACTACGCGCTCACTCATTTCGGCGGTCTTATAGATATCATCAACACCATTGGCGGAATTACAGTCAACGTGCCAGAACGGATGTACTACAACACCGGTGATAAAGAATACAACATTATCAACCTCCAAAAAGGTGTACAGACCTTAAATGGTGTCCAAGCCTTGGGATTTGTTCGCTTTCGACACGATGCCCTTGGAGACATTGGTCGCACTGAGCGCCAGCAGCAATTCCTCAAAGCGTTGTCTGACAAACTGCTCCAGCCACAGAACATCACCAAACTGCCGACCCTCATTCGAGAATTTTGGGGAACCATTGATACGGACATGTCGCTGCTCGATGTCCTGAAGTTTGCAGCCAATGCCGAGACGTATCGCGGCTACCAGATTATCCATGAGACTCTGCCCGGGTCGTTTCACAACCCGGACCCATCCATCAAAAACGACCAAAGCTACTGGATCGTCAATCCACTTGAAGCAAAATACATGGCAACTCAGTTTTTTGAAAACGGAACAGTGCAGAAAAATCCCGTTCAAGACCCAAGCGTGACCGAAAACTGGACACCGCCCACCTCCGCGTCACAAGGGACGAACAACACGATTGGCAATACAGGTCATGGAATCACCGGAGGGACGAACACCACGGCCAAGTCGCCGGGACAACCCACGCCGTCCAATCAAGCGGTGACGAGCACGAATAGTGCCGCGCCGAGCGACAACAATGCAACAACTGGTACAGAAGTAAACACAACTGGAACCACTGGCACAACCGGTACCGAAACGAGCGCGAACTCCTCGACTGACCAAACGGTTACAGAGCCTACCAAGAATATGGTCGTGTCCGGAAAATCGGCATACATTAGGTCTGGCCCCGACACGACGTACCCTGTCATCGCGTCCGTGCTGCATGGCCAAACCATAACCGTTATCGGCGCATCAGGACAATGGGATGAAGTATTTGTCGAACAGGGACAAGTTGGCTACATTGCCAGTTGGCTTTTATCCCCAGCCAGTTAA
- the cax gene encoding calcium/proton exchanger yields MLKWFIPLSVILFIASFIGEAVHLPPVAFFFLTGVAIIPVAGWMGQATESLAVYAGPRVGGLLSATFGNAVELIIGIIALREGLQTLVKASITGSILGNLLFVLGISFLIGGIRHPVQRFNVKAARSQSAMLWLSIGITFILPAAFSATDGSMSGTLSSVAAIVALILYLSGLFFSLYTHRHLFESVHDANDGDETAPLQLWVAIVSLVITTIFVALESEWLVGAVKVVGARLGWSEVFMGVIVVAIVGNAAEHASAVWMAWKNKMELSTEIAVGSTLQVAMFVAPVLLLVSYAIGQPMTLLFSWPELVSMGAAVLLVVVLMLDGESNWLEGALALGAYLVMAVGFFMLKGLT; encoded by the coding sequence TTGCTTAAATGGTTTATTCCGCTCAGTGTCATCCTGTTTATTGCGAGTTTCATTGGGGAAGCCGTTCACTTGCCGCCTGTTGCTTTCTTCTTCCTTACAGGCGTGGCCATAATTCCGGTAGCCGGCTGGATGGGGCAAGCTACCGAATCTCTCGCTGTCTACGCCGGCCCGCGCGTTGGCGGCTTGCTGTCTGCGACGTTTGGCAACGCCGTTGAATTGATCATTGGGATTATCGCCCTACGCGAGGGGTTGCAGACACTCGTGAAGGCGTCCATCACCGGATCGATACTCGGGAATCTGCTGTTTGTCCTCGGTATCAGTTTTTTAATTGGTGGAATTCGCCACCCCGTGCAGCGTTTTAACGTCAAGGCTGCGCGCAGCCAGTCTGCAATGCTCTGGCTCAGTATCGGGATTACATTTATTTTGCCGGCAGCATTTTCTGCCACTGACGGTTCGATGTCAGGTACGCTCTCATCTGTGGCCGCCATTGTGGCCCTCATCCTATATTTATCGGGCCTGTTCTTTTCCTTATATACGCACAGGCACTTGTTTGAGTCCGTTCACGATGCAAACGACGGGGACGAAACGGCTCCGTTGCAGTTGTGGGTAGCGATTGTGTCTTTGGTGATTACGACGATTTTCGTGGCACTCGAAAGTGAATGGCTTGTGGGTGCGGTGAAGGTCGTAGGTGCACGACTTGGCTGGAGTGAAGTGTTTATGGGTGTCATTGTTGTCGCGATTGTGGGCAACGCAGCAGAGCACGCTTCAGCGGTTTGGATGGCATGGAAAAACAAGATGGAGTTGTCAACTGAGATTGCCGTCGGCAGTACACTGCAGGTAGCCATGTTTGTTGCACCGGTGCTGTTGCTCGTTAGCTATGCCATTGGACAGCCCATGACATTGTTGTTCTCGTGGCCAGAACTTGTCAGTATGGGGGCCGCAGTGTTGTTGGTGGTCGTGCTCATGCTTGATGGCGAGTCCAACTGGCTTGAAGGGGCTTTGGCACTTGGAGCATATCTGGTGATGGCTGTCGGGTTCTTTATGTTGAAGGGGCTCACATGA
- a CDS encoding DUF502 domain-containing protein, with translation MMGILRQIAKHFGIGLVTVLPFALVIWVVVSVFEIVDSWFGPEFDRLIGAQLPGAGFLLVLIAITLVGALTRVYISHQFLVMMDSMFSRLPIIKSLYSMFKEIVNNLLGHRRGFRRTVLVAWPDERALMLGFVTSENLSPDLDPDGDRVAVYIPNAFQFAGITAIVPRHQIRPCGLSVEEALKFSLSAGLGNGRNAATPKSPAAASAEDSAPADATEQ, from the coding sequence ATGATGGGCATTCTTCGCCAAATTGCGAAACACTTCGGTATCGGACTGGTTACGGTCCTTCCGTTTGCGCTTGTCATTTGGGTCGTCGTGTCGGTGTTCGAAATTGTCGACAGTTGGTTTGGACCAGAGTTTGATAGGCTTATCGGGGCACAGCTTCCGGGAGCTGGATTTTTGCTTGTTTTGATTGCCATCACGCTTGTTGGTGCACTGACTCGGGTCTATATCAGTCATCAGTTCCTGGTGATGATGGATTCAATGTTCAGTCGTTTACCCATCATCAAGTCGCTGTACTCGATGTTCAAGGAAATTGTCAACAATCTGCTTGGTCATCGACGTGGGTTTCGCAGGACAGTTCTTGTTGCATGGCCTGACGAACGCGCCTTGATGCTTGGTTTTGTCACCTCGGAAAACTTGTCCCCGGATCTCGATCCCGATGGCGACCGCGTTGCCGTCTATATTCCAAATGCCTTCCAGTTTGCGGGGATTACGGCCATTGTGCCGAGACATCAGATCCGACCGTGCGGCCTTTCGGTCGAAGAAGCACTGAAGTTTTCCCTGTCGGCGGGGCTCGGCAATGGCCGTAACGCCGCTACGCCGAAATCGCCCGCGGCGGCGTCCGCTGAAGATAGTGCGCCAGCCGATGCAACTGAACAATAA
- the hisC gene encoding histidinol-phosphate transaminase produces MTGFQEQVRPGIDRIQPYVPGLTDDELRSLYGLKRVIKLNANENALGPSPLALKAIERELAVLHHYPDGTSRFLRDEIAEFHQVTVGQVLVGNGSDDIIKLLSETFLNPGDEVVVPTPSFSQYNFGAAVMQAKVVQVPLGPGFEYDVQALANAVTERTKLLYLCSPNNPTGTYLRHADALWLLERLPAHVIVIADLAYNDFSDKADRLIETPELLNDRRIVALHTFSKLYGLAGLRVGYGLAHPDLWSYVHRVREPFNVNRVAQRAAAAALKDVEHVAASQQLVYQSREQFLSWASNRGIEAISPEGNFILIQTGDARQTTERLMERGVMVRAGFAGLDEYVRITFGTLEENDFCLKQLDAVLSETATV; encoded by the coding sequence ATGACAGGATTTCAAGAGCAGGTCCGGCCTGGAATCGACCGGATTCAACCGTACGTTCCGGGACTCACGGATGACGAGTTGAGAAGTCTATACGGATTAAAGCGCGTTATCAAGTTGAACGCAAATGAAAATGCACTGGGACCTTCGCCGCTTGCGCTGAAGGCCATCGAGCGAGAACTGGCGGTGCTTCATCATTATCCAGATGGCACAAGCCGGTTTCTCAGAGATGAGATAGCTGAGTTTCATCAGGTTACTGTCGGCCAAGTGTTGGTGGGCAATGGTTCCGACGATATCATCAAACTCTTGTCCGAGACCTTCTTGAATCCCGGAGATGAAGTTGTTGTGCCAACGCCTTCATTTTCTCAATACAACTTTGGTGCTGCCGTCATGCAGGCAAAAGTCGTTCAAGTTCCACTTGGACCGGGGTTTGAGTACGATGTTCAAGCTCTTGCGAACGCCGTGACAGAACGTACCAAACTGTTGTATCTCTGCTCGCCAAACAACCCTACAGGCACCTACCTCAGACATGCTGACGCGTTATGGTTGTTAGAACGGTTGCCGGCGCATGTGATTGTGATTGCTGACCTGGCTTACAATGACTTCAGCGACAAGGCAGACAGATTGATTGAGACACCTGAATTGTTGAATGACCGAAGGATTGTGGCCTTGCACACATTCTCAAAACTCTATGGCCTTGCCGGGTTGCGCGTTGGCTACGGATTGGCGCACCCAGACTTGTGGAGCTATGTGCACCGTGTACGTGAACCCTTTAACGTCAATCGGGTGGCGCAGCGGGCTGCGGCGGCGGCGCTGAAGGATGTTGAGCACGTGGCAGCATCCCAACAACTGGTCTATCAGAGCCGCGAGCAATTTTTGTCGTGGGCGAGCAACCGCGGCATTGAAGCCATTTCTCCAGAAGGAAACTTCATCCTCATTCAGACGGGAGACGCGAGGCAGACCACAGAACGTCTGATGGAACGCGGCGTGATGGTGCGGGCCGGTTTTGCGGGATTAGACGAATATGTAAGAATAACGTTCGGAACGCTCGAGGAAAATGATTTTTGTCTCAAGCAACTTGACGCGGTGTTGAGCGAAACTGCGACCGTGTAG
- a CDS encoding glutamate--tRNA ligase codes for MTDTKASDTVRVRFAPSPTGSLHIGGARTAYFNWLFARQHQGVFILRIDDTDVKRSTEASYQQILDSFRWLDLDWDEGPDVGGEYGPYRQSLRHHLYKEQILRLLDEEKVYPCFCTPEQLAEDRENAQKRGDTPRYSGRCRHLSKSEQEQRLAGGDAAAYRLRCPDTGTTIVHDIIRGDVEFQNTELDDFIVWKTDGTPTYHFASCVDDALMHITHVIRAEEHLSNTPRHVVLFAALGFAVPKFAHVPMILAPDRSKLSKRHGATSVEEYREQGILSEALVNYLLLLGFSPGEDREVLSRDEAVSLFNLERVAKHAAVYDVKKLEWLNAQYLRRLSLDTVLKSVWHDMAQRGWVNEAMSREQLAWVRTLVSAMQDRARTLPELTESLRCYFEDVTEFDQKGVRKYFGKPEAAARLRLAADALETVLPFTVVKVEQRYRDLIAELGVKSGELIHPTRLALTGVTGGPGLFDVMALLGRDVCQKRLRATAEKIEAGQFSEEIAKA; via the coding sequence ATGACAGATACAAAAGCAAGCGACACCGTCCGGGTGAGATTTGCGCCGAGCCCTACCGGATCGCTGCACATTGGTGGAGCTCGTACAGCATATTTCAACTGGTTGTTTGCAAGACAGCATCAAGGGGTCTTCATTTTGCGCATTGATGATACGGATGTGAAGCGGTCTACGGAGGCGTCTTATCAGCAGATTCTAGACAGCTTTCGATGGTTGGATCTTGACTGGGATGAGGGGCCGGATGTTGGCGGGGAATACGGTCCGTATCGTCAATCGCTTCGGCATCATCTATACAAGGAACAAATTTTGCGACTGCTTGACGAGGAAAAGGTATACCCCTGTTTTTGCACGCCGGAACAGTTGGCTGAAGACAGAGAAAACGCTCAAAAGCGCGGTGATACGCCACGTTACTCTGGTCGTTGTCGGCATTTGTCCAAATCGGAACAAGAGCAACGATTGGCCGGCGGTGACGCAGCAGCGTATCGGTTGCGTTGCCCCGACACGGGCACCACAATCGTTCACGATATCATTCGCGGCGATGTAGAGTTCCAGAACACAGAACTTGACGATTTCATCGTATGGAAAACGGACGGCACGCCGACGTATCATTTTGCCAGTTGCGTGGATGACGCTCTCATGCACATTACTCACGTCATACGCGCCGAGGAACATCTCTCGAATACGCCGCGCCACGTCGTTCTATTCGCGGCGCTGGGATTCGCGGTGCCGAAGTTTGCGCATGTGCCGATGATCCTCGCACCGGATCGGAGTAAGCTGAGCAAACGCCATGGTGCCACGAGTGTCGAAGAGTATCGGGAGCAGGGGATTCTTTCGGAAGCACTGGTCAATTACCTGCTGCTGCTTGGTTTCTCGCCAGGAGAGGACCGGGAAGTACTGTCGCGGGATGAAGCAGTGTCGCTCTTCAATTTGGAACGCGTCGCCAAGCACGCTGCCGTGTACGATGTCAAGAAGCTTGAGTGGTTGAATGCGCAGTACTTGCGAAGACTTTCCTTAGATACGGTCCTCAAGTCCGTATGGCACGATATGGCGCAGCGGGGTTGGGTGAACGAGGCGATGTCGCGTGAACAACTCGCCTGGGTGCGCACGCTGGTCAGTGCGATGCAAGACAGGGCGCGAACATTACCCGAGTTAACAGAAAGCCTCCGCTGTTACTTTGAAGACGTGACTGAGTTTGACCAAAAAGGGGTCCGGAAATATTTCGGGAAGCCGGAAGCAGCTGCACGATTGCGTTTGGCTGCAGATGCGCTGGAAACGGTGCTCCCGTTTACTGTTGTCAAGGTAGAACAACGTTACCGGGACTTGATAGCAGAGCTCGGAGTGAAGAGCGGAGAATTGATTCACCCGACGAGATTGGCCCTGACGGGTGTCACCGGCGGGCCGGGTTTGTTTGATGTGATGGCACTACTTGGCCGTGACGTTTGTCAGAAGAGGCTGCGGGCAACTGCCGAAAAAATCGAAGCGGGGCAATTCTCAGAGGAGATTGCAAAAGCGTAG
- a CDS encoding sigma-70 family RNA polymerase sigma factor: protein MNRKQRTDDKKIRTMERWIQTYATAVLQFATLYTDSPELAEDLTVRSFTEAYRRMDLAHVYLTDKNALFGGVVTASRALITGPRVSSAQQHESAGTAKTERTADSADDESGKGAFTASSANPAFASTTLTPSEAGSAEVSEAVRQLPSELRIVLLLFAVADLSLSDISRILLLPRRVVSSRLQSAKGTLTDAKLDAKLDAKLDAKLDTKLGAKLDTKLDTKLDTKVDAKVAQQDIDGQSMDVTSVLSIVVENIRATDALIVRIQKVVAATVQEVRAERRHRGPRWLKYATLTTGLFSIAAVDMGVHTASLNHTPAPTSVVSLQETAGLPGALSGLPVSIDAQFKLNSVPDTASLNHVVLTNDGVYLPTLDQSTNSWPKIQVEYVPYADKGQDLNSSATQLAAIDMVPPIDAQKQVQQAGSSDWKIERWHFAVTGKWAVASVLWVSGTSLANVTQVYLLYLPSGASNLVQTIGDASGSGTQQMAAVASGDSRLVIQGAVQNTAIVGSGKTTGGANQRNTTSGTTASSGTGTTAAQIGNASNTTSTQSGKKPGGTNLVSLPIEVYRLTGTIPLKALTKSSQIPAPFGLMKNPEVFSSGILFTGLVGQSPSASDANEAWYLMSWNGDLSIFVGPPTDGQQHFAVIGNNDDLWWAETTPNSGTNANARWQVLMSPLTGESSGQSAALTLSGPVAWFGAYNHHVAWIQDTEGQLQLVVGAVK from the coding sequence GTGAATCGCAAGCAACGGACGGATGACAAGAAAATCCGCACGATGGAAAGATGGATTCAAACTTACGCCACTGCAGTCCTTCAGTTCGCGACGCTCTACACTGATTCTCCGGAACTGGCGGAGGACCTGACCGTACGTTCCTTCACCGAGGCTTATCGACGAATGGATTTAGCACATGTCTACCTGACGGACAAAAACGCCCTTTTTGGAGGCGTTGTCACTGCATCTCGTGCTTTGATCACTGGGCCCCGAGTTTCCAGTGCGCAGCAGCACGAATCCGCAGGAACTGCAAAAACTGAGCGAACTGCAGATTCTGCAGATGATGAAAGTGGAAAAGGTGCGTTCACGGCAAGCTCGGCAAACCCCGCGTTTGCGAGTACCACCCTGACACCTTCAGAAGCCGGTTCTGCTGAAGTTTCTGAGGCAGTTCGACAGCTTCCATCCGAATTGCGTATCGTCCTTTTGCTGTTCGCCGTTGCGGACCTTAGTTTGTCCGACATCAGTCGCATTTTACTATTGCCTCGAAGAGTAGTGTCGTCGCGCTTGCAGTCGGCCAAGGGGACTCTTACGGACGCGAAGTTGGACGCGAAGTTGGACGCGAAGTTGGACGCGAAGTTGGACACCAAGTTGGGCGCGAAGTTGGACACCAAGTTGGACACCAAGTTGGACACGAAGGTAGATGCAAAGGTAGCCCAGCAAGATATAGACGGTCAGAGCATGGACGTTACAAGCGTCCTTTCCATAGTCGTTGAGAACATTCGCGCGACGGACGCCCTCATTGTGCGCATTCAAAAGGTGGTTGCAGCTACCGTTCAGGAGGTGAGGGCCGAGCGTAGACATCGCGGCCCACGCTGGCTCAAGTATGCAACGCTGACCACAGGTCTGTTTTCCATTGCTGCCGTGGATATGGGTGTTCATACAGCATCGTTGAATCATACTCCAGCACCAACCTCCGTCGTATCGCTACAGGAGACCGCTGGTTTGCCAGGTGCCCTCAGCGGTCTGCCGGTGTCCATCGATGCTCAGTTTAAACTGAACAGTGTCCCGGATACCGCGTCACTGAATCACGTGGTCCTGACGAATGATGGTGTGTACCTTCCGACGCTCGATCAGTCTACTAATTCCTGGCCGAAAATTCAGGTTGAGTACGTGCCTTATGCGGACAAGGGTCAAGACCTCAATTCTTCTGCAACCCAGTTGGCGGCGATTGACATGGTGCCTCCTATCGACGCGCAGAAGCAAGTTCAACAGGCTGGGTCTTCAGACTGGAAAATTGAGAGGTGGCACTTTGCCGTGACAGGTAAATGGGCCGTGGCTAGCGTTTTGTGGGTGTCAGGGACGTCGCTTGCAAACGTAACGCAGGTGTACCTCCTGTATTTGCCGAGTGGGGCATCGAACCTTGTGCAAACAATTGGCGATGCAAGCGGGTCCGGGACTCAACAGATGGCCGCTGTAGCCTCTGGGGACAGCCGCCTGGTTATCCAGGGTGCCGTTCAAAACACAGCGATTGTAGGCTCAGGCAAGACGACAGGTGGGGCAAATCAAAGAAACACTACTAGCGGTACCACAGCATCAAGTGGTACCGGAACGACTGCCGCCCAAATCGGAAATGCATCGAACACCACGTCGACGCAGAGTGGGAAGAAGCCCGGCGGTACCAATTTGGTGAGTTTGCCGATTGAAGTTTACCGTCTAACAGGGACCATCCCGCTCAAGGCGCTGACAAAGTCGAGTCAAATTCCGGCGCCGTTTGGGCTGATGAAGAACCCTGAGGTTTTTTCAAGCGGCATCTTGTTTACGGGCCTTGTGGGCCAGTCACCGAGTGCAAGTGACGCCAATGAAGCCTGGTACCTGATGTCGTGGAACGGAGATTTGAGTATTTTTGTTGGTCCACCGACGGATGGACAGCAACACTTCGCGGTCATCGGCAACAACGATGACTTATGGTGGGCCGAAACCACCCCGAATTCCGGGACAAACGCCAACGCACGCTGGCAAGTGCTCATGTCCCCGCTCACAGGCGAGTCCTCGGGCCAATCCGCAGCACTCACGCTGAGTGGACCGGTGGCCTGGTTTGGGGCATATAACCACCATGTTGCCTGGATTCAGGATACCGAAGGACAGTTGCAATTGGTGGTAGGCGCTGTAAAGTAG